A stretch of Brassica napus cultivar Da-Ae chromosome C6, Da-Ae, whole genome shotgun sequence DNA encodes these proteins:
- the LOC106392178 gene encoding NDR1/HIN1-like protein 6 isoform X2, producing MKKIHPVSDPEALPPAHPTAPLVPRGSSRSEHGDPTKESVTQPPLLDTPRRKKRGSCCCRCVCYTLLVIFLLIVIVGAAVGILYLVFRPKLPDYNIDRLLLTRFTFNQDSSLSTAFNVTITAKNPNEKIGIYYEDGSRISVLYMQTRLSNGSLPKFYQGHENTTIIFVEMTGYTRNATSLMATLQEQQRLTESIPLRIRVTQPVRIKLGKLKLMEVKFMVRCSVSVDSLAANNVIRVRSSNCKFRFRL from the exons AAAATTCATCCGGTGAGCGACCCGGAAGCTCTACCTCCGGCACATCCAACGGCTCCTCTAGTCCCACGTGGCTCCTCAAGATCAGAACACGGTGACCCGACCAAAGAATCTGTGACGCAACCACCACTGTTGGATACTCCtcggaggaagaagagaggaagCTGTTGCTGTAGGTGCGTGTGTTACACGCTCCTAGTTATTTTCCTCCTTATTGTCATCGTTGGAGCGGCCGTTGGTATTCTCTACCTTGTATTTAGACCGAAGTTACCGGATTACAATATCGACCGGTTACTGCTCACCCGGTTTACGTTTAACCAAGATTCCAGTTTGTCCACTGCGTTTAACGTCACCATTACCGCCAAGAATCCCAACGAGAAAATTGGAATCTACTATGAAGACGGAAGCAGAATTAGCGTCTTGTACATGCAAACCAGACTTAGCAATG GGTCGTTGCCGAAATTCTACCAAGGACATGAGAATACGACTATTATATTCGTAGAAATGACTGGTTATACTAGGAATGCAACCAGTTTAATGGCGACACTGCAAGAGCAACAACGGTTAACCGAAAGTATACCGTTGCGGATTAGAGTTACACAACCGGTTCGGATCAAACTCGGGAAATTAAAACTGATGGAAGTAAAGTTCATGGTGAGGTGTAGTGTATCCGTTGATAGCTTGGCTGCTAACAATGTGATCAGGGTTAGAAGTAGTAACTGCAAATTCAGGTTTAGACtataa
- the LOC106392178 gene encoding NDR1/HIN1-like protein 6 isoform X1: protein MSDHQKIHPVSDPEALPPAHPTAPLVPRGSSRSEHGDPTKESVTQPPLLDTPRRKKRGSCCCRCVCYTLLVIFLLIVIVGAAVGILYLVFRPKLPDYNIDRLLLTRFTFNQDSSLSTAFNVTITAKNPNEKIGIYYEDGSRISVLYMQTRLSNGSLPKFYQGHENTTIIFVEMTGYTRNATSLMATLQEQQRLTESIPLRIRVTQPVRIKLGKLKLMEVKFMVRCSVSVDSLAANNVIRVRSSNCKFRFRL from the exons ATGTCCGATCACCAGAAAATTCATCCGGTGAGCGACCCGGAAGCTCTACCTCCGGCACATCCAACGGCTCCTCTAGTCCCACGTGGCTCCTCAAGATCAGAACACGGTGACCCGACCAAAGAATCTGTGACGCAACCACCACTGTTGGATACTCCtcggaggaagaagagaggaagCTGTTGCTGTAGGTGCGTGTGTTACACGCTCCTAGTTATTTTCCTCCTTATTGTCATCGTTGGAGCGGCCGTTGGTATTCTCTACCTTGTATTTAGACCGAAGTTACCGGATTACAATATCGACCGGTTACTGCTCACCCGGTTTACGTTTAACCAAGATTCCAGTTTGTCCACTGCGTTTAACGTCACCATTACCGCCAAGAATCCCAACGAGAAAATTGGAATCTACTATGAAGACGGAAGCAGAATTAGCGTCTTGTACATGCAAACCAGACTTAGCAATG GGTCGTTGCCGAAATTCTACCAAGGACATGAGAATACGACTATTATATTCGTAGAAATGACTGGTTATACTAGGAATGCAACCAGTTTAATGGCGACACTGCAAGAGCAACAACGGTTAACCGAAAGTATACCGTTGCGGATTAGAGTTACACAACCGGTTCGGATCAAACTCGGGAAATTAAAACTGATGGAAGTAAAGTTCATGGTGAGGTGTAGTGTATCCGTTGATAGCTTGGCTGCTAACAATGTGATCAGGGTTAGAAGTAGTAACTGCAAATTCAGGTTTAGACtataa